From Rhodovastum atsumiense, a single genomic window includes:
- a CDS encoding glycosyltransferase family 2 protein — protein MSAPATVVVCTHDRPDYLRTCLDSLGAQSAALPVLVVDSASPPEAATRIAALARAAGARLLRLDRPGLSRARNAALAAVETGWIAFLDDDARAEPGWAVALAEAIATLPDSAAGLGGRILPLWEAPCPDWWPPELVPALTVLEWDRPGRLGDGELPAHVEPYGANMAFRTASLRDLGGFPESLGRVGTRLLSAEEAWVIRRLLRNGHSVHYHPALAVRHSIQAVRLSRDWLLARQYWSGLSEAVMAGSLGEAAAVRRKAFRMAALLALRTPLLAVRRNGVEGMRLRCSLRFAMGYLRGAAGLAWSWYEVGRGCPPAGSGALPARP, from the coding sequence ATGAGCGCACCGGCGACCGTGGTCGTGTGCACGCACGACCGGCCCGACTACCTGCGCACCTGCCTCGACAGCCTCGGCGCGCAATCCGCCGCCCTGCCGGTGCTCGTGGTCGACAGCGCTTCCCCGCCGGAGGCGGCGACGCGCATCGCCGCGCTCGCGCGGGCCGCCGGGGCACGGCTGCTGCGCCTCGACCGGCCCGGCCTCAGCCGCGCCCGCAATGCCGCGCTGGCCGCGGTGGAGACCGGGTGGATCGCCTTCCTCGACGATGATGCCCGCGCCGAGCCGGGCTGGGCCGTGGCACTGGCGGAGGCGATCGCCACCCTGCCCGATTCGGCCGCCGGACTCGGCGGGCGAATCCTGCCGCTGTGGGAAGCGCCCTGCCCGGACTGGTGGCCGCCCGAGCTGGTGCCGGCGCTGACCGTGCTGGAATGGGACCGGCCGGGGCGGCTGGGCGACGGCGAGCTGCCCGCTCATGTCGAGCCCTATGGCGCCAACATGGCCTTCCGCACCGCCTCCCTGCGCGACCTGGGCGGCTTCCCCGAGTCGCTCGGCCGGGTCGGCACCAGGCTGCTCTCCGCCGAGGAAGCTTGGGTGATCCGCCGGCTGCTGCGGAACGGGCACTCGGTGCATTACCACCCTGCCTTGGCCGTGCGGCACAGCATCCAGGCGGTGCGACTGAGCCGCGACTGGCTGCTGGCCCGCCAGTACTGGAGCGGCCTGTCGGAAGCGGTGATGGCCGGGTCGCTCGGCGAGGCCGCGGCGGTACGGCGCAAGGCTTTCCGCATGGCTGCCTTGCTGGCGCTGCGCACGCCCCTGCTGGCGGTGCGGCGCAACGGGGTCGAGGGCATGCGCCTGCGCTGCAGCCTGCGCTTTGCCATGGGCTATCTGCGCGGCGCCGCCGGGCTGGCCTGGAGCTGGTACGAGGTCGGCCGGGGCTGTCCCCCGGCTGGCAGTGGAGCACTGCCAGCACGACCGTGA
- a CDS encoding ArsB/NhaD family transporter, which produces MFAALPPVLIAVPVLVVTYALIIADRFDRSVIALLGGGTMILLGVLTQDEAIAGIDFNTIGLLTGMMLLVAISRRSGVFEYLAIRAAQLVRGSPSGLLVSLTLVTALLSSLLDNVTTVLLVAPVTIAIARRLGVAPFVFLVAEVTASNLGGTATLVGDPPNILIGSAADLSFNDFLLHMAPAALLALLTQVLVLHVLQGRTMAAGAAARTAVMAMRAREAIVDARGLRHAGTVFGLVLLGFCTARATGLEPGAIALTGGAALLLLDNLGHRRDAQFSRIMATYGEIDWITIFFFVGLFIVVRGVEVTGALAWIAGQITAATAGNPLLTASVVLWSAAILSAVIDNIPFVAAMIPVLQAMAPGLGGDAALLPLWVALSLGACFGGNGTLVGASANLTVAGIAQREGIPFGFGRYTRAALPLTLLSVVIAQAYLWLRYF; this is translated from the coding sequence ATGTTCGCTGCCTTGCCGCCGGTGCTGATCGCAGTGCCGGTTCTTGTCGTAACCTATGCCCTGATCATCGCCGACCGGTTCGACCGCTCCGTCATCGCCCTGCTCGGTGGCGGCACGATGATCCTGCTGGGCGTGCTGACCCAGGACGAGGCGATCGCCGGCATCGACTTCAACACGATCGGTCTGTTGACCGGCATGATGCTGCTGGTGGCCATCTCCCGCCGCTCGGGCGTGTTCGAGTACCTGGCGATCCGCGCGGCGCAACTGGTGCGGGGCTCGCCGTCCGGGCTGCTGGTCTCGCTGACGCTGGTGACGGCGCTGCTGTCCTCGCTGCTCGACAACGTTACCACCGTGCTGCTGGTCGCCCCGGTGACGATCGCGATCGCGCGCCGGCTGGGGGTGGCGCCCTTCGTGTTCCTGGTCGCGGAAGTCACCGCCTCCAATCTCGGCGGCACCGCGACGCTGGTGGGCGATCCGCCGAACATCCTGATCGGCTCGGCGGCGGATCTCAGCTTCAACGATTTCCTGCTGCACATGGCCCCGGCGGCGCTGCTGGCATTGCTGACGCAGGTCCTGGTGCTGCACGTCCTGCAGGGACGCACCATGGCCGCGGGCGCGGCGGCGCGCACGGCGGTGATGGCCATGCGGGCGCGCGAGGCGATCGTGGATGCGCGGGGGCTGCGGCACGCGGGGACGGTGTTCGGCCTGGTGCTGCTGGGCTTCTGCACCGCCCGCGCCACCGGGCTGGAACCCGGCGCGATCGCGCTGACCGGGGGCGCGGCGCTGCTGCTGCTGGACAACCTGGGCCACCGGCGGGACGCCCAGTTCAGCCGCATCATGGCCACCTATGGCGAGATCGACTGGATCACCATCTTCTTCTTCGTCGGCCTCTTCATCGTGGTGCGCGGCGTCGAGGTGACCGGCGCGTTGGCCTGGATCGCCGGGCAGATCACCGCGGCGACCGCGGGCAATCCGCTCCTGACCGCGAGCGTGGTGTTGTGGAGTGCCGCGATCCTCTCGGCGGTCATCGACAACATTCCTTTCGTTGCCGCCATGATCCCGGTGCTGCAGGCGATGGCCCCGGGGCTGGGCGGCGATGCGGCGCTGCTGCCGCTGTGGGTGGCGCTCTCGCTTGGGGCCTGTTTCGGCGGCAACGGCACGCTGGTCGGCGCCTCGGCCAACCTGACCGTGGCGGGCATCGCCCAGCGCGAGGGCATCCCCTTCGGCTTTGGCCGCTACACCCGCGCCGCCCTGCCGCTGACCCTGCTGAGCGTGGTGATCGCGCAAGCCTATCTGTGGCTGCGCTACTTCTGA
- a CDS encoding TRAP transporter substrate-binding protein, giving the protein MERRRFVTSAALGGAALGAVASVLPKPAIAQGLPEIKWRMASSFPKSLPALFGGADFLCQRVAALTDNRFQIRPFAGGEIVPPLAVLDAVQNGTVELGHSTPYYYVGKDPTFGFGSTMPFGFNERQQMAWMRQGGGLELHNELLKGYNTLGFPAGNTGAQMGGWFRKEIKTPEDLKGLKMRIAGIAGNVLAKLGGVPQQIGGSDIYPALEKGTIDATEWVGPYDDEKLGFYKVAKYYYYPGWWEGNAMIWTNVNRDKWNELPPSYQAALETASYDAYSWVLSKYDTENPLALRRLVANGAQLRPFSREILQAAYKASFEVYDEFAAKNALFKKTYESWKAFRDTEYLWFQVAEHSFESFVYSQRTAEVRAKK; this is encoded by the coding sequence ATGGAACGTCGCCGCTTCGTCACGTCGGCGGCACTCGGCGGCGCCGCGCTAGGCGCGGTCGCCTCCGTCCTGCCGAAGCCCGCGATCGCGCAGGGCCTGCCCGAAATCAAATGGCGCATGGCATCCAGCTTCCCCAAGAGCCTGCCTGCGCTGTTCGGCGGCGCCGACTTCCTGTGCCAGCGGGTCGCCGCGCTGACCGACAACCGCTTCCAGATCCGCCCCTTCGCCGGCGGCGAGATCGTGCCGCCGCTCGCCGTGCTGGATGCGGTGCAGAACGGCACCGTCGAGCTCGGCCACAGCACGCCGTACTACTACGTGGGCAAGGACCCGACCTTCGGCTTCGGCTCCACCATGCCCTTCGGCTTCAATGAACGCCAGCAGATGGCGTGGATGCGCCAGGGCGGCGGGCTCGAACTGCACAACGAGCTGCTCAAGGGCTACAACACGCTCGGTTTCCCAGCCGGCAACACCGGCGCGCAGATGGGCGGCTGGTTCCGCAAGGAAATCAAGACGCCGGAAGACCTCAAGGGGCTGAAGATGCGCATCGCCGGCATCGCCGGCAACGTGCTCGCCAAGCTCGGCGGCGTGCCGCAGCAGATCGGCGGCAGCGACATCTACCCCGCCCTGGAGAAGGGCACGATCGACGCCACCGAATGGGTCGGCCCCTACGACGACGAGAAGCTCGGATTCTACAAGGTTGCCAAGTACTACTACTATCCCGGGTGGTGGGAAGGCAACGCCATGATCTGGACCAACGTCAACCGCGACAAGTGGAACGAGCTGCCGCCGAGCTATCAGGCCGCGCTGGAGACGGCCAGCTACGACGCCTATTCCTGGGTCCTGTCGAAATACGACACCGAGAACCCGCTGGCGCTGCGCCGGCTGGTGGCCAACGGGGCGCAGCTACGGCCGTTCTCGCGCGAGATCCTGCAGGCGGCCTACAAGGCCAGCTTCGAGGTCTATGACGAATTCGCCGCCAAGAACGCGCTGTTCAAGAAGACCTACGAATCCTGGAAGGCGTTCCGCGACACCGAGTACCTGTGGTTCCAGGTCGCGGAACACAGCTTCGAGTCCTTCGTCTATTCCCAGCGCACGGCCGAGGTGCGCGCGAAGAAGTAG
- a CDS encoding TRAP transporter large permease encodes MTHLIVANMAPLMFCGLVVMLLIGYPVAFSLAAVGLGFGALGMELGLLQPELLRALPERVFGIMRNDTLLAIPFFTFMGLILERSGMAEDLLDTIGQLFGPVRGGLAYAVIFVGALLAATTGVIAASVISMGLISLPIMLRYGYDRRIASGVIAASGTLAQIIPPSLVLIVLADQLGRSVGDMYEGALFPGLTLTALYAGFILLVSLIRPSAVPALPPEARALRGLRLLRRVVLSLVPPLLLIFLVLGTIFLGIATPTEGGAMGATGALLLALARRRLSWKLLHQAMDTTAKLSAFVVFILVGSTVFSLIFRAVDGDLWVEHLLTGLPGGAVGFLVVVNLLVFVLAFFLDFFELAFIIVPLLAPAAEKLGIDLIWFGVLLGVNMQTSFMHPPFGFALFFLRSVAPREEYTDRITNRRLAGITTGQIYMGAIPFVGLQIIMVALVLAFPGLVTGGITHGEAHDPTKVQITIPAPSTEEEPGVMIEQ; translated from the coding sequence GTGACCCATCTGATCGTCGCCAACATGGCGCCGCTGATGTTCTGCGGCCTCGTGGTGATGCTGCTGATCGGCTACCCGGTGGCGTTTTCGCTCGCCGCCGTGGGGCTGGGCTTCGGCGCGCTCGGCATGGAGCTCGGCCTGCTGCAGCCCGAGCTGTTGCGGGCGCTGCCGGAGCGCGTCTTCGGCATCATGCGCAACGACACGCTGCTGGCGATCCCGTTCTTCACCTTCATGGGGCTGATCCTGGAACGCAGCGGCATGGCCGAGGACCTGCTCGACACCATCGGCCAGTTGTTCGGGCCGGTGCGCGGCGGGCTCGCCTATGCGGTGATCTTCGTCGGTGCCCTGCTCGCCGCCACCACCGGGGTGATCGCCGCCTCGGTGATCTCGATGGGGCTGATCTCGCTGCCGATCATGCTGCGCTACGGCTATGACCGGCGCATCGCCTCGGGCGTGATCGCGGCCTCCGGCACGCTGGCGCAGATCATCCCGCCGAGCCTGGTGCTGATCGTGCTGGCCGACCAGCTCGGCCGCTCGGTGGGCGACATGTACGAAGGCGCGCTCTTTCCGGGCCTGACGCTGACGGCGCTGTATGCGGGGTTCATCCTGCTGGTCTCGCTGATCCGGCCCTCGGCGGTGCCCGCCCTGCCGCCGGAGGCGCGGGCGCTGCGCGGCCTGCGGCTGCTGCGCCGCGTGGTGCTGTCGCTGGTGCCGCCGCTGCTGCTGATCTTCCTGGTGCTGGGGACCATCTTCCTGGGCATCGCCACCCCCACCGAGGGCGGCGCCATGGGGGCGACCGGCGCCCTGCTGCTGGCGCTGGCGCGGCGGCGGCTGAGCTGGAAGCTGCTGCACCAGGCCATGGACACCACCGCCAAGCTGTCGGCCTTCGTGGTGTTCATCCTGGTCGGCTCGACGGTGTTCAGCCTGATCTTCCGCGCGGTCGACGGCGATCTGTGGGTGGAGCACCTGCTGACCGGCCTGCCGGGCGGGGCGGTCGGCTTCCTGGTGGTGGTCAACCTGCTGGTCTTCGTGCTGGCCTTCTTCCTCGATTTCTTCGAGCTGGCCTTCATCATCGTGCCGTTGCTGGCGCCGGCGGCGGAGAAGCTCGGCATCGACCTGATCTGGTTCGGCGTGCTGCTGGGCGTGAACATGCAGACATCGTTCATGCACCCGCCCTTCGGCTTCGCGCTGTTCTTCCTGCGCAGCGTCGCCCCGCGCGAGGAATACACCGACCGCATCACCAACCGCCGCCTTGCCGGCATCACCACCGGCCAGATCTACATGGGCGCCATTCCCTTCGTCGGCCTGCAGATCATCATGGTGGCGCTGGTGCTGGCCTTCCCAGGCCTGGTCACCGGCGGCATCACGCATGGCGAGGCGCATGATCCGACCAAGGTGCAGATCACCATTCCCGCGCCCTCCACGGAGGAGGAGCCGGGCGTCATGATCGAGCAATAA
- a CDS encoding TRAP transporter small permease subunit codes for MRAVLAISRGIDALNAAIGRSVKWLILVAVLLSAGNAVVRYSFNVSSNAWLEAQWYLFSAVFLLCAGYALLRDEHIRIDILTARLSGRTRAWIDIFGTLLFLLPCAVLITLLSWPVFVDSYLRGEMSSDAGGLLRWPAKLLIPVAFGLLALQGVSEILKRIAFLAGHAPDPRRHVPHGADGAAPVEQVS; via the coding sequence ATGCGGGCAGTGCTGGCCATCAGCCGGGGGATCGACGCGCTCAACGCGGCCATCGGCCGCAGCGTGAAATGGCTGATTCTCGTCGCCGTCCTGCTCAGTGCCGGCAATGCGGTCGTACGCTACAGCTTCAATGTCAGCTCCAACGCCTGGCTGGAAGCACAATGGTACTTGTTCTCCGCCGTGTTCCTGCTTTGCGCCGGCTATGCCCTGCTGCGTGACGAGCACATCCGCATCGACATCCTCACGGCCAGGTTGTCGGGGCGCACGCGGGCCTGGATCGACATCTTCGGCACGCTGCTGTTCCTGCTGCCCTGCGCGGTCCTGATCACGCTGCTGTCCTGGCCGGTGTTCGTCGACAGCTACCTGCGCGGGGAGATGTCGAGCGATGCCGGCGGCCTGCTGCGCTGGCCGGCCAAGCTGCTGATTCCCGTGGCCTTTGGCTTGCTGGCGCTGCAGGGCGTGTCGGAGATCCTCAAGCGCATCGCCTTCCTCGCCGGCCACGCGCCGGATCCGCGCCGGCATGTCCCGCACGGGGCGGACGGCGCCGCCCCCGTGGAGCAGGTGTCGTGA
- a CDS encoding polysaccharide deacetylase family protein, with protein sequence MAKFSWTGAWLPVIHRLPAPPAGQKAVALTIDDGPTEVTPQLLDILARAGAQAAFFLSGARLAPRPEAVDAILAGGHQVYAHGFEHVRLDGFGRVRLHADMTACETMLARFRPTPSPYLVRLPYAAGRRLPHVHSAIRAWRRDAQIAHWSLSAEDHTIAGRCTGIADVDRICDETVARMMASPHLNGSVILLHDIPHDVDSPFLAPATVTLLRKLIEALVAGGYALVPLRPLPSPTLLSRFVLEK encoded by the coding sequence ATGGCGAAATTTTCCTGGACCGGCGCCTGGTTGCCGGTGATCCACCGGCTGCCTGCCCCGCCAGCGGGGCAGAAGGCGGTCGCCCTGACCATCGACGACGGCCCGACCGAGGTCACGCCGCAACTCCTCGACATCCTGGCCCGGGCCGGCGCCCAGGCCGCCTTCTTCCTCAGCGGCGCCCGCCTCGCCCCCCGGCCGGAGGCAGTGGATGCCATCCTCGCCGGCGGCCACCAGGTCTATGCGCATGGCTTCGAGCATGTCCGCCTGGACGGCTTCGGCCGCGTCCGGCTGCACGCCGACATGACCGCCTGCGAAACCATGCTGGCACGGTTCCGGCCGACGCCATCCCCCTATCTGGTCCGCCTGCCCTATGCCGCCGGCCGGCGCCTGCCGCATGTCCACAGCGCCATCCGGGCCTGGAGGCGCGACGCGCAGATCGCGCACTGGTCCCTCTCGGCGGAAGACCACACCATTGCCGGGCGATGCACCGGCATCGCCGACGTGGATCGTATCTGCGATGAAACCGTCGCCAGGATGATGGCCAGCCCGCATCTGAACGGGTCGGTCATCCTGCTGCACGACATCCCGCACGACGTCGACAGCCCTTTCCTCGCACCCGCCACCGTCACGCTGTTGCGCAAGCTGATCGAGGCCCTGGTCGCCGGAGGCTACGCCCTGGTGCCGCTGCGCCCGCTGCCATCGCCGACGCTGCTGTCGCGCTTCGTGCTGGAGAAATAG
- a CDS encoding glycosyltransferase family 4 protein, whose translation MRILHTVAAREWGGIAYRTVEQIGWLNSHGHESWLACPADSEVARRAGQFGVPVLGLDFAEPFLPATIWKLRRLLRHLDCDVIEAHTGRCANVILAARDRCTLIRTRHTTHTLRPSLSRSLRGRWGWDWTVATARVIRDDMVRTRLAAPDRISIIGEWVESRFFDAAHRSRQRHDWRARLGIADAGFVVGAIGMLRPDKGFETVLHALARMRATHPDTVAVIAGEAPRENTAYGRQLQLLAQSLGIAGNVVFAGYCDDVAGILQAFDAVAVPSLSEAQSRVIPEALAGCRPVAASDVGGISELVVHGKTGWLVPPGDADALAACLVRMRTEPATTQAVSDQGGDLARRSLHINARMSEYLETYDSAVARAAGSLFGRRRERARLGWAAAD comes from the coding sequence ATGCGCATCCTGCACACGGTGGCCGCGCGCGAATGGGGCGGCATCGCCTACCGGACCGTCGAGCAGATCGGCTGGCTCAACAGCCACGGCCACGAGTCCTGGCTGGCCTGTCCGGCCGACAGCGAAGTGGCGCGACGGGCCGGGCAATTCGGCGTTCCCGTGCTCGGACTGGATTTCGCCGAACCGTTCCTGCCCGCAACCATCTGGAAGCTGCGGCGCCTGCTCAGGCATCTCGACTGCGACGTCATCGAGGCCCATACCGGACGTTGCGCCAATGTCATCCTGGCGGCGCGCGACCGCTGCACGCTGATCCGCACCCGCCACACCACGCACACGCTGCGACCGTCGCTGTCGCGATCGTTGCGGGGCCGCTGGGGCTGGGACTGGACAGTGGCGACGGCACGGGTGATCCGCGACGACATGGTCCGCACCCGGTTGGCCGCCCCCGACCGCATCAGCATCATCGGCGAATGGGTCGAAAGCCGGTTCTTCGACGCCGCGCACCGGTCCCGGCAACGCCATGACTGGCGCGCCCGCCTGGGCATCGCCGATGCAGGCTTCGTGGTCGGGGCCATCGGCATGCTGCGCCCCGACAAGGGCTTCGAGACCGTGCTGCATGCGCTCGCCCGGATGCGCGCGACCCATCCGGACACGGTCGCCGTCATCGCCGGGGAAGCGCCGCGGGAAAACACGGCATACGGGCGGCAACTGCAATTGCTCGCGCAGTCGCTTGGCATCGCCGGCAACGTCGTGTTCGCGGGCTATTGCGACGACGTCGCCGGCATCCTGCAAGCCTTCGATGCCGTCGCCGTGCCCTCGCTGTCGGAAGCCCAGAGCCGGGTGATCCCGGAAGCCCTGGCCGGCTGCCGCCCGGTCGCCGCGAGCGACGTCGGCGGGATCTCCGAACTCGTCGTGCACGGCAAGACAGGGTGGCTGGTCCCGCCTGGCGACGCCGACGCCCTCGCCGCCTGCCTCGTGCGGATGCGGACCGAACCGGCGACAACACAGGCCGTGTCCGACCAGGGCGGAGACCTGGCGCGGCGAAGCCTGCACATCAACGCCCGGATGAGCGAATACCTGGAAACCTACGACAGCGCGGTGGCTCGCGCTGCGGGAAGCCTGTTCGGGCGCCGGCGGGAACGGGCCCGCCTGGGGTGGGCCGCCGCGGACTGA
- a CDS encoding glucan ABC transporter ATP-binding protein/ permease produces MRIVRLYARVLALLGRDQRLALMLGIANVVVAGLQFLEPVLFGSVVQMLAGSDRMAPDRLWHEATTLLGLWTAVGLGGILANMGAALYSERLAHRNRLAAMSRFYGHVLGLPLAFHGEAHSGRMMKVMLSGADAIFWVCLTFFRENLSTFVAVLVLLPLTLLLNWRLALALVVLVALYCVMTILVIRRTEAGQLRAQRYQIQLSATAQDALANVVLMQAYTRLAAEARLFGDIVTQVIAHQFPVLNWWAVLNVMTRAASTIAVLSIVVLGTVLHVRGQASVGEIVSFMGIATMLIGRLDAAMSFFSRLFFEVPNLAEFFAILDTKSSVPERPNAKPLQPAADGTMGEVAFEDVSFAYPGGPPILSGVSFRARPGMAVALVGQTGAGKSTVMNLLQRLWDPTGGRVLIDGQDLRDVTLESVRRNIGVVFQESMLLNRSIRDNLLIGRPDATQAEIERACQLADAHEFIIRQPQGYDTMIGERGTTLSGGQRQRLSIARALLKDPPLLILDEATSALDAATEARVSRALRTLMSGRTTFIIAHRLSTVRDADEILVFEAGRIVERGSFDDLLGQQGRFAELVATQLAPAPAITHTAQ; encoded by the coding sequence ATGCGCATTGTCAGACTTTACGCCCGCGTGCTGGCTTTGCTCGGGCGGGACCAGCGCCTGGCGCTGATGCTCGGCATCGCCAACGTGGTGGTGGCCGGGCTGCAGTTTCTCGAGCCGGTGTTGTTCGGCTCCGTCGTCCAGATGCTCGCCGGTTCCGACCGCATGGCGCCGGACCGGCTCTGGCACGAGGCCACCACGCTGCTCGGCCTGTGGACCGCGGTCGGGCTCGGCGGCATCCTCGCCAACATGGGGGCGGCGCTTTATTCCGAGCGACTCGCGCACCGCAACCGCCTCGCCGCCATGAGCCGTTTCTACGGCCACGTGCTCGGCCTGCCGCTCGCGTTCCATGGCGAGGCGCATTCCGGCCGCATGATGAAGGTGATGCTGTCCGGCGCGGATGCGATCTTCTGGGTGTGCCTGACCTTCTTTCGCGAGAATCTCTCGACCTTCGTGGCCGTGCTGGTGCTGCTGCCGCTGACCTTGCTGCTGAACTGGCGGCTTGCGCTGGCGTTGGTGGTGCTGGTGGCGCTGTACTGCGTGATGACCATCCTGGTCATCCGCCGCACCGAGGCCGGCCAGTTGCGCGCCCAGCGCTACCAGATCCAGCTTTCCGCGACCGCGCAGGACGCGCTGGCCAATGTGGTGCTGATGCAGGCCTATACCCGGCTCGCCGCCGAGGCACGCCTGTTCGGTGACATTGTTACCCAGGTCATCGCGCATCAGTTCCCCGTGCTCAACTGGTGGGCGGTACTGAATGTCATGACCCGCGCCGCCAGCACCATCGCGGTGCTCAGCATCGTTGTCCTTGGCACCGTTCTGCATGTGCGCGGGCAGGCGAGCGTGGGCGAGATCGTCAGCTTCATGGGCATCGCCACCATGCTGATCGGGCGCCTCGATGCCGCCATGAGCTTCTTCTCGCGCCTGTTCTTCGAAGTGCCCAACCTCGCCGAATTCTTTGCCATCCTGGACACGAAGTCCTCGGTGCCGGAACGTCCCAACGCGAAGCCGCTGCAGCCCGCCGCCGACGGCACGATGGGCGAAGTGGCGTTCGAGGATGTCTCCTTTGCCTATCCGGGTGGCCCGCCGATCCTCTCGGGCGTGTCCTTCCGGGCACGGCCCGGCATGGCGGTGGCGCTGGTCGGGCAGACCGGGGCCGGCAAGTCCACCGTCATGAACCTGCTGCAGCGCCTGTGGGATCCGACCGGGGGGCGCGTGCTGATCGACGGCCAGGACCTGCGGGACGTCACGTTGGAATCTGTGCGCCGCAACATCGGCGTGGTGTTCCAGGAAAGCATGCTGCTGAACCGCTCGATCCGCGACAACCTGCTGATCGGCCGGCCCGACGCCACCCAGGCGGAGATCGAGCGCGCCTGCCAGCTTGCCGATGCGCATGAGTTCATCATCCGCCAGCCGCAAGGCTACGACACCATGATCGGCGAACGCGGCACCACGCTCTCGGGTGGCCAGCGGCAGCGCCTGTCGATCGCGCGCGCCCTGCTCAAGGATCCGCCGCTGCTGATCCTGGACGAGGCCACCAGCGCGCTCGATGCCGCAACCGAGGCCCGGGTGTCGCGGGCGCTGCGCACCCTGATGTCCGGGCGCACGACCTTCATCATCGCCCACCGTCTTTCCACCGTGCGCGACGCCGACGAGATCCTTGTCTTCGAGGCCGGCCGCATCGTCGAGCGCGGAAGCTTCGACGATCTGCTCGGGCAACAGGGACGCTTCGCCGAGCTGGTCGCGACCCAGTTGGCGCCCGCCCCAGCGATCACTCACACAGCCCAGTGA
- a CDS encoding CBS domain-containing protein has product MTVAAILKHKGHDIVAARPTDTIAEICHLLTHRSIGAVVVTDQAEQLLGIISERDIVQALASNGAHALEMTAGQLMTRALRTATPHTTVGEAMAMMTAGRFRHLPVIERDVMVGLISIGDVVKARIMQQEAEVDTLRAYVAGAA; this is encoded by the coding sequence ATGACCGTTGCCGCGATCCTCAAGCACAAGGGCCACGATATCGTTGCCGCCCGTCCCACCGACACCATCGCCGAGATCTGCCACCTGCTCACCCACCGCAGCATCGGGGCGGTGGTGGTGACGGACCAGGCCGAACAATTGCTGGGGATCATCAGCGAGCGCGACATCGTCCAGGCCCTGGCAAGCAATGGCGCGCATGCGCTGGAGATGACGGCGGGCCAACTGATGACCCGCGCCCTGCGCACCGCCACGCCGCACACCACGGTGGGCGAGGCGATGGCGATGATGACCGCGGGCCGCTTCCGTCACCTTCCGGTGATCGAGCGGGATGTCATGGTCGGCCTGATCAGCATCGGCGACGTGGTCAAGGCGCGCATCATGCAGCAGGAGGCCGAGGTCGATACCCTGCGTGCCTACGTCGCCGGCGCCGCCTGA
- a CDS encoding gamma-glutamylcyclotransferase — protein MPADAPDPPRHRLTRDFLLGPGFAELIRRTSPNTHILTDAERTASLQAVLDARPEHGDGLWVFAYGSLIWNPTFHYRARRVASIAGWHRAFCLASRGGRGTPENPAMLLGLLSGGSCTGAVFRVAEDDLLHELDLLWRREMVTGAYIPHWIAVEAPDGKTFGQAIAFTMNPGSPAYAGELPEAEVVRRIATACGPIGSCAEYLFHTQDGLRDLGIIDPFIEQLADKVRAALDAASRTRTPETGDHNAD, from the coding sequence ATGCCTGCCGATGCCCCAGATCCACCGCGCCACCGCCTGACCCGCGACTTCCTGCTCGGCCCGGGCTTCGCCGAGCTGATCCGCCGCACCTCCCCGAACACGCACATCCTGACCGATGCGGAACGGACTGCCTCGTTGCAGGCGGTGCTGGACGCACGGCCGGAACATGGCGACGGCCTGTGGGTGTTCGCCTATGGCTCGCTGATCTGGAATCCGACCTTTCATTACCGGGCCCGCCGGGTTGCCTCCATCGCCGGCTGGCATCGTGCCTTCTGCCTGGCCTCCCGCGGCGGACGCGGCACACCGGAAAACCCGGCGATGCTGCTGGGCCTGTTGTCGGGCGGCTCCTGCACCGGGGCAGTGTTCCGCGTCGCCGAGGACGACCTTCTGCACGAGCTCGATCTGCTGTGGCGGCGGGAGATGGTGACGGGCGCCTACATTCCGCACTGGATCGCGGTGGAAGCGCCCGACGGCAAGACATTCGGCCAGGCTATCGCCTTCACCATGAACCCCGGGTCGCCGGCCTATGCGGGCGAGCTGCCGGAAGCCGAGGTGGTGCGGCGGATCGCCACCGCCTGCGGACCGATCGGCAGTTGCGCCGAGTACCTCTTCCACACACAGGACGGCCTGCGCGACCTGGGCATCATCGACCCGTTCATCGAGCAGCTCGCGGACAAGGTTCGGGCGGCGCTGGATGCGGCTTCACGGACACGGACGCCGGAGACTGGCGACCACAACGCCGACTGA